In one Desulfovulcanus ferrireducens genomic region, the following are encoded:
- a CDS encoding hydrogenase maturation protease yields MKNKNLVLGIGNPLLTDDRAGIEVVEEIVREGLPVDTEILYTVGFEVIDKVLGYESVIVVDASKLGHSPGTIVQASLDDIFNTHALVNSHAITLGTTLKTGYILFPDEMPSNLRIILIEVDDIDHFSDQCTPKVKSSVHKVVKIIKDHFAAC; encoded by the coding sequence ATGAAGAATAAAAATCTTGTTCTTGGCATTGGTAATCCTTTACTAACTGATGACCGGGCCGGTATTGAGGTGGTAGAAGAAATTGTGCGTGAAGGATTGCCTGTAGATACAGAGATACTATATACCGTTGGTTTTGAAGTTATTGACAAGGTTTTGGGATATGAAAGTGTCATCGTTGTTGATGCATCCAAGCTGGGGCATTCGCCGGGAACTATTGTCCAGGCAAGTCTTGACGACATTTTCAACACGCACGCACTAGTTAACTCTCACGCCATAACCCTGGGAACAACTTTAAAAACAGGCTATATACTCTTTCCTGATGAAATGCCTTCCAATTTACGTATAATTCTAATTGAAGTCGATGATATAGACCATTTTTCAGATCAGTGCACGCCAAAAGTAAAATCCTCTGTGCATAAAGTAGTAAAAATTATTAAAGATCATTTTGCTGCCTGTTAG